From the Oncorhynchus nerka isolate Pitt River linkage group LG20, Oner_Uvic_2.0, whole genome shotgun sequence genome, one window contains:
- the atpsckmt gene encoding ATP synthase subunit C lysine N-methyltransferase has product MAEQSLLETEAIQCNVNAKDTGFKKRLGLIATGIVGGSLVALYAVAGPFVAPALRKVCLPYVPATTAQVENVLKVLQARSGSLVDIGSGDGRIVIAAAKKGFRAVGFELNPWLVWYSRYRAWRAGVHHSTSFHISDLWKVSFNQYSNVVIFGVPQMMDKLEGKLQTELQSTAKVVACRFPFPTWAPDGTAGEGIDTVWVYDAESFKTGKRNTSGTFCNSTSAPGQ; this is encoded by the exons ATGGCAGAACAAAGCCTACTGGAAACTGAGGCGATACAATGTAACGTTAATGCTAAAGACACCGGCTTCAAAAAACGTTTAGGACTGATCGCAACTGGAATTGTCGGGGGGTCATTGGTTGCCCTTTACGCTGTTGCAGGTCCATTTGTTGCACCTGCTTTGAGAAAGGTGTGCCTACCTTATGTTCCCGCAACTACAGCACAGGTGGAAAATGTCCTGAAAGTGCTGCAGGCGAGATCTGGATCCCTCGTGGACATCGGAAGTGGGGATGGAAGAATA GTGATAGCAGCTGCAAAGAAAGGATTTCGAGCTGTTGGATTTGAGTTGAATCCATGGTTGGTGTGGTACTCCCGTTACAGAGCTTGGAGAGCGGGTGTTCATCATTCTACTTCCTTCCACATTTCAGATTTATGGAAG GTCAGCTTTAATCAGTACTCGAATGTTGTCATATTTGGAGTACCTCAGATG ATGGATAAGTTGGAGGGCAAACTgcagacagaactacagagcaCAGCTAAAGTGGTGGCCTGCCGtttcccttttcccacctgggcaCCCGATGGCACCGCTGGAGAAGGAATAGACACTGTGTGGGTATACGATGCAGAGTCGTTCAAAACAGGAAAGAGGAACACATCAGGGACATTTTGTAACTCCACATCAGCCCCTGGGCAATGA